A single region of the Leptodactylus fuscus isolate aLepFus1 chromosome 5, aLepFus1.hap2, whole genome shotgun sequence genome encodes:
- the TP53BP1 gene encoding TP53-binding protein 1 isoform X2: MDPSRSQLDSDFSQQDTPCLIVEDSQPESLGTEDDLDRARFGLLAQHLPHLESQVESPVMDFVPGKPSIGVKEHTEINEPSKENHLAPVEKLHVPSSDRVLSQIIERIPCPTNRISDFNCDESGELEEAAERTTQSLQADDSGTSQLAFGVLELSQSQDFEGQSTRESDGMVLQDITNSEPQTLECNQAEFTDTGAQPREKESVTDHVFEEELKRQQEEVCDKETSNCPSEEQMCTAAKPNSDQREQLNYQDVQSNMESSCTNMEAEEMDTSDLVSSQEDLFGQPSNAESDISPVANKIVSTPADTLRLLQFSGQAMLAPVNVSDVSSDPVSPSPDAIQPTPIILPSSPTEPEVGEVEDMEIAAPSNPVESMEQEEATKPINDSCLAVPQVSTPVCQKTPAFVPGSFVVPSQPEFSHDVFVPTPSLEDSLRREESDPLNLPKGCESPIGPSLKSENSELNPRSSHETTEDDCNLMLSTSELMETDSSYTEDVSGATQIEEDDQAKENPLPEDSQQESQDVVHSQPIAPNAQEDSPNKSEQSAIVNVDLKDHKDCISQSNVSGSQNVLIPSLNSDASLSILDQEVCDQKENSSAEILSGDVDEVPETPNDNEAADVEQKREEGNLILALSETQHLCSEDVEPVEAMEVDLSSDSQVDKGKQAHQNVEEEQFVMSENKSGNSKHVESVPLQSDLHLQSENNECGTSASAVEGSEVGPPSPQQNTIQDQKVTLVEELETPKQICEVDDIESESKEKKDDFVPAASDCNKSLNSPSSLQQIPHPADLPVTPVVNEELFVEDENEEQSVPETPECAKPIAEESCLTEQVKGQDCILPGNSGGNVMEELTQKYPKSLETTERVEKQDGDFSVEQENKQCSRDIVEDTENAPDSSLQHPLSKEAPDRNIQSEPPATEQKDASERENPSKLLLQDQTIKSVTEKCNEASPQGAENILGTAITEHPRESQEKLELISPEKMVALNKCVDDVSIGSCEDEAHGVDSEFQEKTEQSSRSLCESSSDTPFHFTLPKEGDIIQPISSVTPPMIGQLKRGPRRHSTPIVVGGCPDSTLATSDVTTESNVATNDVTVESAMVTTDVSEESDRGNSGSVSEADDKLCLRMKLITPVNEESQSAPQFSLEKPPVAERTNGAATVDGNIASSTEHSPSVFMRVCEVHREEESRSHQLSTTPVRGRPFQFSSKEKEEESIASQNMKEIRCEQITDLNSITESSVQDLSCDAEAMETEHYEEESQRDDGKDTEEDRKKTSATTSTQQLDAEEHLSLSHKNKEVQTVNVVEPKAVVVSSSTQTDVVSSPKSGEGSGLHNQKELKQNAKSEAAQKQGQGDDTESVHSQEEDDFELPHPPPGRSIHRHVRTIREVRTVVTRVITDVYYIDGAEVDRKVVEEAEEPVIECHEYENEVSPSRTVVSSLTSGDLADISSISSKASSLQRTSSGASSGLSAVQSNSSSDRGRSTAGKGKSGQLDAGDFAIPSGRGSVGKLSPRKLANQPGSSHRPARQTGMQVSEDETDAPLGNRPGAKAPLTPRGRGRRGRPPFRGTGSRETGTATQAHGEDSTAAAIPDEEPFTRINIGHPEARDKASPGTPIMRRSDSPEIPYQTPSRSESLDSTTGSSFVGLRVVAKWSSNGYFYSGTITRDVGGGKYKLLFDDGYECDVLGKDILLCDPIPLDTEVTALSEDEYFSAGVVKAHKRDSGELYYCIEKEGQRKWYKRMAVILSLEQGNKLREQFGLGPYEPSTPLTKGSDISLDNLVEGKRKRRSNLSVTSTSTSSMASSTSTPTRKGSETPRSSLGALSGKRKLISTDEEKSPAKRGRKSLVMKSGAVKGEFMSPSESGDASDQAALEDSHGPLPQNKLLFMGYSVLLTSATSSDKVGNRLKQKEMSSEEEEEYVESSPYDRSYTEAQIRAGGGEILSSFSEALSKTGTKCLLIADQHCRTKKYFLCLASGIPCVSHIWVQDSCHSNELQSFHNYLLPAGYSLQEDRILEWHDSKHTFDGVRFLVVSDQQENFLEMWTEVVMAGGAASAKQHNSTDINKDVALGIYDVVVTDQSCPESILKCAQALDLPVVSAEWVIQSLIHGEKVGYNNHPKYKHDYVTS; this comes from the exons AATTCACTGACACTGGTGCGCAACCTAGAGAAAAAGAGAGTGTTACAGATCATGTTTTTGAAGAAGAACTCAAGCG acaacAGGAGGAAGTATGTGATAAGGAGACTTCTAACTGTCCAAGTGAGGAGCAGATGTGCACTGCTGCAAAACCCAACTCTGATCAGAGAGAGCAGCTGAATTACCAAGACGTACAGTCTAATATGGAATCAAGTTGTACAAATATGGAAGCGGAAGAAATGGATACTTCAGATCTGGTCTCTAGTCAGGAAGACCTGTTTGGGCAGCCCAGTAATGCAG AATCTGATATCAGTCCTGTTGCAAACAAGATTGTCTCTACTCCTGCTGACACGCTGCGCCTCCTGCAGTTCTCAGGACAGGCCATGCTTGCACCTGTTAATGTTTCAGA TGTTTCCTCAGACCCAGTTTCTCCTTCCCCAGATGCTATCCAGCCTACCCCCATCATCCTGCCCAGCTCACCCACAGAGCCGGAAGTAGGAGAAG TTGAAGATATGGAAATAGCTGCACCAAGTAATCCAGTGGAGAGTATGGAGCAGGAGGAAGCCACAAAACCTATAAATGATTCTTGTTTAGCCGTACCTCAAGTATCAACGCCAGTGTGCCAAAAGACTCCAGCGTTTGTGCCAGGATCCTTTGTGGTACCTTCACAGCCAGAGTTTTCTCAC GATGTGTTTGTACCAACACCAAGCCTTGAAGACTCTCTTCGCAGAGAGGAAAGTGACCCACTTAATTTACCCAAAGGTTGTGAAAGTCCCATAGGTCCTAGTCTGAAGTCTGAAAACTCTGAATTGAACCCAAGATCATCCCATGAAACTACAGAAGATGATTGTAATTTAATGTTATCCACAAGTGAACTTATGGAAACCGATAGCTCATACACAGAGGATGTTAGTGGAGCAACACAAATTGAAGAGGATGATCAAGCAAAGGAGAACCCTCTGCCAGAAGATTCTCAACAAGAAAGCCAGGATGTCGTACATAGTCAGCCCATTGCTCCAAATGCTCAAGAAGATTCTCCCAACAAAAGTGAACAAAGTGCCATTGTTAACGTTGATTTAAAAGACCATAAAGATTGTATTAGCCAAAGTAATGTTTCTGGTAGTCAGAATGTCTTGATACCATCTTTAAATTCTGATGCTTCTCTGAGTATTTTAGATCAAGAGGTATGTGATCAGAAAGAAAATTCATCTGCTGAGATCCTTTCTGGGGACGTTGATGAAGTTCCTGAAACTCCTAATGATAATGAAGCTGCAGacgttgagcagaagagagaagaggGCAATCTTATTCTTGCTCTTTCAGAGACTCAGCATCTGTGTTCTGAGGATGTGGAGCCTGTTGAGGCCATGGAGGTTGATCTGAGCTCAGATTCTCAAGTTGATAAAGGGAAACAAGCACATCAGAATGTTGAAGAGGAACAATTTGTTATGTCAGAAAATAAATCGGGTAATTCAAAGCACGTGGAGTCTGTGCCTTTACAGTCTGATCTACATCTGCAGAGCGAAAACAATGAATGTGGCACGTCTGCCAGTGCAGTTGAGGGATCAGAGGTTGGTCCCCCAAGTCCTCAACAGAATACAATCCAGGATCAGAAAGTTACTCTTGTTGAAGAGTTAGAGACGCCAAAGCAAATCTGTGAGGTGGATGACATTGAAAGTGAATCAAAAGAGAAAAAGGATGATTTTGTGCCTGCCGCAAGTGATTGTAACAAGTCATTAAACTCCCCATCGTCTCTCCAGCAGATTCCACATCCAGCTGACTTGCCGGTAACTCCAGTGGTAAATGAAGAGCTCTTTGTAGAAGATGAAAATGAAGAGCAGTCTGTGCCTGAAACACCAGAATGTGCTAAACCAATAGCCGAAGAGTCATGTTTGACTGAACAGGTTAAGGGACAGGATTGTATCCTCCCTGGGAATTCAGGTGGTAATGTTATGGAAGAATTAACCCAAAAATATCCAAAGTCTCTTGAAACTACAGAACGTGTTGAAAAGCAAGATGGTGATTTTAGTGTAGAACAGGAAAATAAACAATGTAGCCGTGACATAGTAGAAGATACTGAAAATGCACCAGACAGTAGTTTGCAACATCCTTTGTCAAAAGAAGCCCCTGATAGAAATATACAGTCAGAACCTCCTGCAACCGAACAAAAAGATGCAAGTGAGCGGGAAAATCCATCTAAACTTCTATTGCAGGATCAAACGATAAAATCTGTTACCGAGAAATGTAATGAGGCAAGTCCTCAGGGCGCAGAGAACATTTTAGGTACTGCCATTACTGAACATCCCAGAGAGTCACAGGAGAAACTTGAACTGATTTCACCAGAAAAAATGGTGGCGCTCAACAAGTGTGTAGATGATGTGTCCATTGGTTCTTGTGAagatgaggcacatggagtagaCTCAGAATTCCAGGAGAAAACTGAACAATCCTCTCGTAGTCTGTGTGAAAGCTCAAGTG ATACACCGTTCCATTTCACACTGCCCAAAGAAGGAGATATAATTCAACCCATAAGCAGCGTTACACCTCCCATGATTGGCCAGTTAAAACGGGGACCACGAAGGCATAGTACCCCAATTG TTGTTGGAGGCTGTCCAGACAGCACCCTGGcgaccagtgatgtcaccacgGAGAGCAATGTAGCAACCAACGATGTTACCGTAGAGAGCGCCATGGTAACGACAGATGTGTCTGAGGAAAGCGACAGGGGAAATTCTGGCTCTGTCTCCGAAGCTGATGACAAACTGTGTCTGAGAATGAAACTTATTACACCTGTAAATGAGGAAAGCCAGAGCGCTCCACAGTTTAGTTTGGAAA AACCTCCTGTTGCTGAGAGAACAAATGGAGCCGCTACTGTGGATGGGAATATTGCCAG TAGCACTGAGCATTCCCCATCTGTATTCATGCGTGTTTGTGAAGTTCATCGTGAAGAAGAGTCCAGAAGCCATCAGTTGTCCACTACACCGGTCAG GGGACGTCCATTCCAGTTCTCCAGCAAAGAAAAAGAGGAGGAATCTATTGCTTCTCAAAACATGAAAGAAATACGCTGTGAGCAGATCACTGATCTTAACTCCATAACAGAAAGTTCTGTTCAAGACTTATCCTGTGATGCGGAGGCAATGGAAACGGAACATTATGAGGAGGAGAGTCAACGTGATGATGGAAAAGACACTGAAGAAGACCGAAAAAAGACATCTGCCACGACTTCTACCCAACAATTGGATGCAGAGGAACATTTATCTTTGAGTCATAAAAATAAAGAAGTTCAAACTGTAAATGTGGTAGAACCTAAAGCTGTAGTTGTGTCATCTTCAACTCAGACGGATGTGGTGTCTAGCCCAAAGTCTGGTGAAGGGTCTGGTCTACACAATCAGAAGGAATTGAAGCAGAATGCAAAATCAGAAGCTGCACAAAAACAGGGACAGGGAGATGACACAGAATCTGTACACAGTCAG GAAGAGGATGACTTTGAACTACCCCACCCGCCTCCTGGCCGTAGTATTCATCGACATGTTCGCACAATCCGAGAAGTACGGACAGTGGTCACTCGTGTTATCACAGATGTGTATTACATAGATGGTGCAGAAGTGGATCGCAAGGTTGTGGAG GAGGCTGAAGAGCCAGTAATAGAGTGTCATGAATATGAAAATGAAGTGTCTCCTTCCAGGACAGTTGTCTCTTCTCTGACCTCTGGAGATCTTGCAGATATTAGTTCCATCTCCTCAAAAGCTTCAAGTCTTCAGCGCACTTCTAGTGGAGCAAGCAGTGGCCTTTCGGCTGTGCAGAGCAATAGTAGTTCTGACCGAGGGAGATCAACTGCAGGCAAAGGGAAAAGTGGTCAGCTGGACGCTGGAGACTTTGCTATACCAAGTGGGCGAGGAAGTGTTGGAAAACTGAG CCCTCGGAAATTGGCTAACCAGCCAGGGTCATCACACCGACCAGCAAGACAAACAGGGATGCAAGTGAGTGAGGATGAAACAGATGCCCCGCTTGGGAACAGGCCAGGTGCCAAAGCGCCCCTTACACCCCGTGGAAGAGGAAGAAGGGGGCGTCCACCTTTTCGAGGAACTGGATCAAG GGAAACTGGCACAGCCACCCAAGCCCATGGGGAGGATTCCACTGCTGCTGCCATTCCAGATGAGGAGCCATTTACCCGCATAAATATTGGTCATCCAGAAGCCCGTGACAAAGCGAGTCCAGGAACACCCATTATGCGTCGCAGTGACTCTCCTGAAATTCCATATCAAACTCCATCAAGGAGTGAAAGCCTGGACTCCACCACTGGCAGTAGTTTTGTAGGGCTTAGGGTTGTGGCCAAATGGTCCTCCAATGGCTATTTTTATTCGGGCACTATTACTCGAGATGTAGGAGGAGGCAAATACAAGCTGCTTTTTGATGATGGATATGAATGTGATGTTTTAGGAAAAGACATTTTATTGTGTGACCCTATTCCTTTGGATACAGAGGTGACGGCCCTCTCTGAGGATGAATATTTTAGTGCAG GAGTGGTGAAGGCGCACAAGAGAGATTCTGGAGAACTGTATTATTGCATTGAAAAGGAAGGTCAGCGGAAATGGTATAAAAGAATGGCAGTCATACTTTCTCTAGAACAAGGAAATAAGCTACGGGAACAGTTTGGGCTTGGCCCATATGAACCTTCTACACCATTGACAAAGGGATCAGACATAAGTCTCG ataatCTTGTAGAAGGAAAGCGGAAACGGAGAAGTAACTTAAGTGTGACAAGTACTTCGACTAGCTCAATGGCATCCAGCACAAGTACACCAACTCGGAAAGGATCGGAGACCCCTCGTAGCTCCCTGGGTGCACTCTCTGGTAAACGTAAATTGATCAGTACAGATGAGGAAAAATCTCCGGCTAAACGTGGACGCAAATCCCTTGTGATGAAGTCTG GTGCAGTGAAAGGAGAATTTATGAGCCCCAGTGAAAGTGGAGATGCCAGTGACCAAGCAGCACTTGAGGATTCCCATGGACCTTTACCCCAGAATAAGTTATTGTTCATGGGCTACTCCGTGTTACTGACATCGGCCACATCTAGTGACAAAGTTGGCAATCGTCTGAAGCAAAAAGAAATGAGCAGTGAAGAGGAAGAAG AATACGTGGAGAGCTCACCTTATGACCGATCATACACAGAGGCACAAATTCGGGCAGGAGGAGGTGAAATCTTGAGCAGTTTCAGTGAAGCACTG AGTAAAACTGGAACAAAATGTTTGCTGATTGCTGACCAGCATTGCCGGACCAAGAAATATTTTCTGTGCCTTGCCAGTGGGATCCCCTGTGTGTCTCACATCTGGGTGCAAGACAGTTGTCATTCTAATGAGCTACAAAGTTTCCACAATTATCTTCTCCCTGCCGGATACAGTCTTCAGGAGGACAGGATTCTCGAATG GCATGACTCTAAGCATACTTTTGATGGTGTGCGCTTTCTCGTGGTATCAGACCAGCAAGAAAACTTTTTGGAAATGTGGACAGAAGTAGTAATGGCTGGAGGTGCAGCATCAGCAAAACAACACAACTCTACAGATATCAACAAAG ATGTTGCTTTGGGCATTTATGATGTCGTAGTCACAGATCAGTCGTGTCCAGAATCCATCTTAAAGTGTGCCCAAGCCCTGGACCTTCCGGTCGTTTCTGCTGAATGGGTCATTCAGAGTCTCATCCACGGGGAGAAAGTTGGTTACAATAACCACCCGAAATACAAACACGACTATGTTACGAGTTAA